DNA from Plasmodium falciparum 3D7 genome assembly, chromosome: 8:
CTTATAATATTTCTGTGTAAtagtattaaatatattccatttgtttatttatttttttatattgttcgGGATTTATTTTTCACATTTCATTTGTACTAagatataaacatatataaataaataaataaataaatatatatatatatatatatatatatatatatatatatatatatacatatacatatgtatacattaattaatttatttattaattattgttataatttcTTATAAGGTGGATCTATTTTTTACTCAAATTTGAATCGTAAGTTATGAATGGATCATCAttaactttattttttttttctgttttcattaaattatatatggtAAGAATTAATATGGTAAAGATAATACAGAAGAAAACCATAGATGTATGAGCAAAGATATATAAAGGTTCGATTTCATCTTCTGGTTTACATTCCCCATTGTAACAAGGAACAACCATTTGTTCATCATACATATGATTATTACCATTTAATAATCTGTATCCCTTACCACAATATGATGAACATGTTGAATTATTAAAGAATTCAATACATtcgttattattacaattatcAGAATTAAGATTCATAAATTGAATTGCGGATATATcggtattatttatatctacaTTTTGTTCTGCATATTTATTTACGCTATTTGAAATTTCTCCATATAAAagtttgtataatttttgttcTATATCactatgaatatatttttttaaaacgtCTATATTGATATCATTAATACTTGGATTTTTGGATACAAAcgtaatttttaaattacccacaatttttttgtttgtacTTACATCATCATCAACATATAGagtacaattatatatttcctctttttcatttattatagggaaaatatatttatatatacttccAATCCTTTCAAAATGTAATGGACAATCTTGATCTACATaaagatattttttattttttctttttactcCTAACAAGTAAAGGATATCTCCTGGTTTTGCTTCAACAAGAAAtttgttatcatcattattatattgattattcaatttatcatctttaattatatctattt
Protein-coding regions in this window:
- a CDS encoding sporozoite surface protein 3, putative, which gives rise to MPNMLLYIFFLIFFSFYNPVKGEGYICDFSSEKYNIYFDEQKDDVICYHEIYEGDSIGIIIPRYKEGNENIYIKTNCFNEVSLESSGNNALSIYDIFNDDEITLYDQDSIFYTEYISSILHIKKVKKNTYLHCVFESKDVNGLTTHKGIAKITIKNVKHNENKKLINNDVDNNSSLSFKKKLTNKLVIDLLNKIDIIKDDKLNNQYNNDDNKFLVEAKPGDILYLLGVKRKNKKYLYVDQDCPLHFERIGSIYKYIFPIINEKEEIYNCTLYVDDDVSTNKKIVGNLKITFVSKNPSINDINIDVLKKYIHSDIEQKLYKLLYGEISNSVNKYAEQNVDINNTDISAIQFMNLNSDNCNNNECIEFFNNSTCSSYCGKGYRLLNGNNHMYDEQMVVPCYNGECKPEDEIEPLYIFAHTSMVFFCIIFTILILTIYNLMKTEKKNKVNDDPFITYDSNLSKK